GCGAAGCCGCGCTCCTGGTCATCGGCCACCCGTTCGAGCATCTCGGCCAGGGTGCCGCTGGCTTCGCCGCTGCCGACCATGTTCACCAGCAGTGGCGGAAACTGGCCGGTACCGTCCAGCGCCCGGTGCAGGCTGGTGCCGCCCTGCACCTGCAGGCGCGCCTGCGCCATCGCCACGCGGATACGCCGGTTGCCGACCGTCTCGGTGGCCACCTGCAATGCTTCGAGCAGGGCCACGCCGCTGCCGCAGAGGATCGCCAGGCTGCGCGCCAGCCGCGCGCTCTCCAGCACCTGCAGTACCTGGCCGATGCGCGGCAGGCGCAGCAGCAGGTCGTCGCGGCGCAGGCACCAGTGGGGCTTGCGCAGCAGCCAGACGGCGAACAGCGTCAGCGTGAGCGCCAGCACCAACAGGTATGGGCCGGCATGAACCAGCCCCTGGCTGAGGCCGATCAGCAATGAAGTGATGAAGGGCAGGCTCTGCCCGGAATGGGCGAATTGTTCGGTGAGCTTGGGCACCACGAAGGTCATCAGGCCGACCACCACCGCCAGCGACACGCCCATCAGCACCGCCGGGTAGATCAGCGCGGTGCGTGCCTTGTGGCGCTGGCGTTGCACCTGCTCGAGGTGATCGGCCAGGCGCGCCAGCACCTGCCCCAGTCGCCCCGAGCGCTCGCCGGCCTCGACCAGCGCGCAGTAAAGCCCGGTAAAAGGCGCACCCTGGCGCGCCAGGCTGCGGGCCAAGCCGAGTCCTTCGGCAAGCGACCCACGCAGGGCCACCAGCACGGCATGCAAGGCCGGTTGACGCAGTTGCCGTTCCAGGGTGGCCAAGGCATCGACCAAGGGGATACCGGCACCGATCAGGGTCGCCAGCTGGCGAGTCAGCTCGCACAACTGGGCACGGTTCAGGCGCTGGCGCCGTGGCTGGGCCTGGCCGGCTTCATGACGCTGCAGGTGCCGGGCGAACAACCCCCGCTCGCGCAGCAACTGGCGCGCATGGCGCTCGCTGTCGGCCTGTACGCTGGCCTTGTGCGCCTTGCCGGCGAGGTCCACGGCTTGGTAGCGATAAGTCGGCATAGGTCAGCCCTGCACCACGCGCAACACTTCAGCGAGACTGGTCTGCCCCTGCGCCAGGCAGTCGGCGGCCATCGCCACCAGGCTCTGCCGACGGCCAACCAGGTAGGCCTGCATGGCCAGTTCGCTCTGGCCGTCGTAGAGCAGTGCCACCAGCCCGTCGTCCAGCTCGATGAATTCGTACAACCCCAGGCGCCCGACATAGCCGCCGCCCTGGCAATGTTCGCAGCCCACCGGGTGGTAGGTTTCGGTCAGTTCCGGCCACAGCTCGCGCTCCGCGCTGTGCAGCGGCCGCGCCACCGCGCAGGCGCACAGCCGCCGCACCAGGCGCTGGGCCAGCACCCCGCGCAGGCACGAGGCGATCAGGAACGGCTCGACCCCCATGTCGCGCAGGCGGGTCACCGCCCCCACGGCGCTGTTGGTGTGCAGCGTCGACAGCACCAGGTGCCCGGTGAGGCTGGCCTGCACGGCGATCTGCGCGGTCTCCTGGTCGCGGATCTCACCCAGCATGATCACGTCCGGGTCCTGGCGCAGGATGGCCCGCAGGCCACTGGCGAAGGTCAAGCCGGCCCGCGGGTTGATGGCGGTCTGGCCGATGCCGGCGATGGCGTATTCGACCGGGTCCTCGACGGTGAGGATGTTGCGGCTGCCGTCGTTGAGGCTGTTGAGGCTGGCGTACAGGGTGGTGGTCTTGCCCGAGCCGGTGGGGCCGGTGGACAGCACGATGCCGTTGGGCCGCGCCAGGCAGCCGCGCAGGCCGCGCAACACCGCGGCGGGCATGCCCAGGTTGTCCAGCGCCAGCAGGCTGGCCTGCTTGTCGAGCACGCGCATAACCACCCGTTCGCCGTGGATGCCGGGCAGGGTCGAGACGCGCACGTCCACCTCGCGCCCGGCTGCGCGCAGGGTGATGCGGCCGTCCTGGGGCTGGCGCTTTTCAGCGATGTCCAGGCGGGCCATCACCTTGATCCGCGACACCAGCATCGCCGACAGCGCCCGTGGCGGGCGCAGCACTTCGCGCAGATGACCGTCGACCCGCAGGCGCACCACCAGGCTCTGTTCGAAGGTTTCGATATGGATATCCGAAGCGCGCAAGCGCAAGGCCTGGCCGAACAGGCCGTTGATCAGGCGGATCACCGGGGCTTCGTCGTCGCTTTCCAGCAGGTCCTCGATGCGCGGCATCTCGCTCATCAGGCTGTCGAGGTCGACCTGTTCGCCGATGCCCTCGATCAACGCTTCGGTCGTCGCCTCGCCGGCCTGGTAGAGCTGACCGAGGCACTCGTCGAACTGGGCGTCGTCGAGGTGTTCCAGAGCACTTGGCTGGCCATGGGCCCGCAACAGCTCCTGGAGCTGGTCGCTGTCGGCGTCGCTGCGCAGCCACAACTGCCAACCGCCTTCGCAAGGAGCCATGGCCAGGCCTGTCTGGCGCGCCAGGCGATAGGGCAGCATCACCAGTCTCCCCCTTCGAGCCGCGCGCGGCTGGCCGGGAACGCCTGCAACAATGGCATGCCTTCGGCCAGGGCCGGCAGCTTGAGCGATGTGCCCTGTTGCAAGCTCTGGTATTTCTGCTGGCTGAGCCCGGCGAGGCTCTCGCCGTCGCGCAGGATGCGCGGGCGGATGAACACCATCAGGTTCTGCTTGGTGCCCTTGCTGGCGTCGGAACGGAACAGCCGGCCCAGGCCGGGAATATCGCCGAGTAACGGCACACGCTGGTTGCTGGTGCTCCGCTCGTCGCTGATCAGCCCACCGAGGATTACCAGGCCGTTATCCTCGACCATGACCTTGGTCTTGATCTCGCGCTTGTTGGTGATCACATCGCTGGCGGCGCGGGACTCGGCAATCGACGACACCTCCTGGACGATGTCCAGGCGCACGCTGTTGTCGACATTGACCTGCGGCTTGATGCGCAGCTTCACCCCCACTTCCTTGCGCTCGATGGTCTGGTAGGGGTTGGCGTTGTTCTGGGTGACGGAACCGGTGACGAAGGGTACTTCCTGCCCCACCAGGATCGACGCCTCGGCGTTGTCGAGGGTCAGCAGGGTCGGGGTGGACAGCAGGTTGAAGCCGCTCTTGCCCTTGAGCGCGTTGACCAGCATGGCGAAGTTGAAGCCGCCGCCGAAGTGCCCAAAACCGGCCGTGGCGCCGGTGGTCGCCGACAGCAGCTTGCCGAGCTTCTCGTTGTCGCCGCTGCTGGCCGCGCCGGCGATATTGGCGATGTTCACCCCGTTGCTGCCGAAGTTGACGATGCCCGCGCCGAACTTTTCGTCGGCGAACAGCCATTGCACGCCCAGCTCCTGGGCGCTGCTGTCGGACACTTCGGCGATGATCGCCTCGACCACCACCTGCGCCCGACGGATATCCAACTGCTCGACGATGCTGCGGTAGGCGGCCAGCTCGCTGTCGGGGCCGACCATGACCACGGCGTTGGTGCCTTCTTCATATTCGAGGCGGATGCCGGAATCGCTGGCCGCCTGCAACGGCTTGTCCTTGCCCTCGCCCTCGCCGCCCTCGGCCGGCACCGCGCCCGACTGGCCCAGCCCACGCAGCACCTTGACCACCTCGGCGGCATTGGCGTGGCGCAGGTACATCACCTGGGTATTGCTGCTGCGCAGGTTGTCACTGGGCCGGTCCAACTGGGCGAGCAAGGCGCGCACACGCTCGCGGCTGTCGGCACTGCCCCTCACCAGCAAGGCGTTGCTGCGCGGGTCGGCGACCACCTGGGCGCTGTCGGCGCCCTGCTCGCGGGCCAGCAAGCGGGTCACCAGCCCCGCCGTGTCGGCGGCGCTGGCATGTTTGAGCGGCATCACCTGCAACGGCTCGTCACTGACCTGGTCGAGCTGGCGCAGCAGGCTGTCGATGCGCTCGAGGTTGCTACGCCAGTCGGTGACTACCAGCAGGTTGGCGGCTGGGTATGGCGTGATCACCCCAACCCGCGGGTCGATCAGCGGCTTGAGGATGTTGAGCATCTGCTCGCTGGCGGCATTGCGCACGTTGAACACCCGAGTGGCCACGCCATCGCTGCCTTCGGACTTCTTGCCGGGCCGCTCCACCGGCACCGGTTCCAGGCGCGCGGCCTGGTCGGGGACGATCTTCACGCTGCCGTTGGGCAGGTCCACCGTGGCGAAACCCTGGGCGCGCAGCTGTGCCAGGAAGATGTCGTAGATGGCATCGGCATCATGGCGATCGACCGTGCGCACGGTGACCTTGCCCTGCACCCGCGGGTCGACGATGAAGGTGGTGCCGGTGATACGCGACACACTGTCGATGAACTCGCCCAGCTCGGTGTCGACGAAGTTCACCTCATACAGCGGCGTGCCGTCGTCGGCGAACACTTCCGGCTCTTCGGCCCAGGACAGGGACAGGGACAGGGTCAGCAACCCGGCCAGGCAGTACCGTACGATCATCATTCATCCTTGGCGCTTGAAGCCGGTCACGGCGGGGCGTGGCGGCCAGGGCAGGCGCTCGCGCCGCCCGTGGTTGTCGAAAATCAGGCCTTGCGCGTCGATATCCTGCAGCACGATGCCCGGCGCCAGGCGCTGGCCGCGGCCCAGGGTGCGCACCTGCTCACCGTGGCGCAGCACCACCACGCTGGCCGACAGAGG
This genomic stretch from Pseudomonas entomophila harbors:
- the gspF gene encoding type II secretion system inner membrane protein GspF, translated to MPTYRYQAVDLAGKAHKASVQADSERHARQLLRERGLFARHLQRHEAGQAQPRRQRLNRAQLCELTRQLATLIGAGIPLVDALATLERQLRQPALHAVLVALRGSLAEGLGLARSLARQGAPFTGLYCALVEAGERSGRLGQVLARLADHLEQVQRQRHKARTALIYPAVLMGVSLAVVVGLMTFVVPKLTEQFAHSGQSLPFITSLLIGLSQGLVHAGPYLLVLALTLTLFAVWLLRKPHWCLRRDDLLLRLPRIGQVLQVLESARLARSLAILCGSGVALLEALQVATETVGNRRIRVAMAQARLQVQGGTSLHRALDGTGQFPPLLVNMVGSGEASGTLAEMLERVADDQERGFARQVDTAMALFEPLMILVMGGVVLFIVLAVLLPIMQLNQGLQL
- a CDS encoding GspE/PulE family protein, which codes for MLPYRLARQTGLAMAPCEGGWQLWLRSDADSDQLQELLRAHGQPSALEHLDDAQFDECLGQLYQAGEATTEALIEGIGEQVDLDSLMSEMPRIEDLLESDDEAPVIRLINGLFGQALRLRASDIHIETFEQSLVVRLRVDGHLREVLRPPRALSAMLVSRIKVMARLDIAEKRQPQDGRITLRAAGREVDVRVSTLPGIHGERVVMRVLDKQASLLALDNLGMPAAVLRGLRGCLARPNGIVLSTGPTGSGKTTTLYASLNSLNDGSRNILTVEDPVEYAIAGIGQTAINPRAGLTFASGLRAILRQDPDVIMLGEIRDQETAQIAVQASLTGHLVLSTLHTNSAVGAVTRLRDMGVEPFLIASCLRGVLAQRLVRRLCACAVARPLHSAERELWPELTETYHPVGCEHCQGGGYVGRLGLYEFIELDDGLVALLYDGQSELAMQAYLVGRRQSLVAMAADCLAQGQTSLAEVLRVVQG
- the gspD gene encoding type II secretion system secretin GspD produces the protein MAGLLTLSLSLSWAEEPEVFADDGTPLYEVNFVDTELGEFIDSVSRITGTTFIVDPRVQGKVTVRTVDRHDADAIYDIFLAQLRAQGFATVDLPNGSVKIVPDQAARLEPVPVERPGKKSEGSDGVATRVFNVRNAASEQMLNILKPLIDPRVGVITPYPAANLLVVTDWRSNLERIDSLLRQLDQVSDEPLQVMPLKHASAADTAGLVTRLLAREQGADSAQVVADPRSNALLVRGSADSRERVRALLAQLDRPSDNLRSSNTQVMYLRHANAAEVVKVLRGLGQSGAVPAEGGEGEGKDKPLQAASDSGIRLEYEEGTNAVVMVGPDSELAAYRSIVEQLDIRRAQVVVEAIIAEVSDSSAQELGVQWLFADEKFGAGIVNFGSNGVNIANIAGAASSGDNEKLGKLLSATTGATAGFGHFGGGFNFAMLVNALKGKSGFNLLSTPTLLTLDNAEASILVGQEVPFVTGSVTQNNANPYQTIERKEVGVKLRIKPQVNVDNSVRLDIVQEVSSIAESRAASDVITNKREIKTKVMVEDNGLVILGGLISDERSTSNQRVPLLGDIPGLGRLFRSDASKGTKQNLMVFIRPRILRDGESLAGLSQQKYQSLQQGTSLKLPALAEGMPLLQAFPASRARLEGGDW